The following is a genomic window from Tripterygium wilfordii isolate XIE 37 chromosome 19, ASM1340144v1, whole genome shotgun sequence.
ttattaatatatcaGATTCTGGACTTGGCGAGATGCTTCCAAATGGGACTCGATCTCTTCTGGTTCAACCAATGCTTCATGCTTCTGTTCCAAGTGCCAAGAAAGTGAAAAAAGTTGAAGGGTTTTGCATGCTGGCTTCAAGTATGGGGTATGCATACAGTGATAAAGATATAGCCTGGATAAAAGCAATTGCAAACAAGTTTGAAGGTACGAGCACGTGTGTAGCTGCTACCTTAAAATTTAATGTTTTAGAAACATCTACTGaaatcaattttaatttctcttttctgtGCACATTTCATTATCAATGTTTTATTCATTTGACTATTTGAGTAAGTGATACAGCTTGCTATAGTGTTGGTGCCTTGCACTGGCTAGTCCCTTCGTTTTGATACAGAAAATCTGATGCTAGTGATTTAAGGAAGATAGTGCAATGTTAAAGTTCTGTGAGTTCAGAAGAGTAATTTGCATATAACCTAACACCTCCAAGTCCACCCttattcttctttctctttgacATGATCTTATTGATTTCTTAGTGAAAAATCTCTCTAATTTGAAGACTGCTCCTAAGTTTTCTTATCCAATATATGGTTGACCTCGTCCTTTTACTAAATGCTTTCAGAATTAAGAATTCTGTCCCTTagtcagcttcttttggttgtgaaatgtagggtacaaatatattttcttatttaaGTTTTCCCCGTTGCCTAACGGAGGCTCACCTTGTggaaaaatatatcaatataaaACACCGATCAAAACATAGGATGCATCACAATACCAggaattttggttttgttattgatCTATGTAGATCTGTTAAGTGCTTTGTAAGTTCTGGAGGAAAACAACagattggtttttctttttgaaggCAATTACATTGTATCGGGAAAAATCAGCTGATGATTGTGTTATACAAGGAAAGATGTGATAGAAACCCCTTCTCCCAGGCTAGTGGGTCTCAGCTGCACGAATTCGTTCTCCATCAGATTCTTGGGTGGTGTCCCTTTTAACTGAAATTCCCACCATTTTCTTTACTcgtcaaatctttttttttcattggtcAAAGGAAAAGCGCAAGATGAGGACGTCCCAATGAGCTCAccaatcacacacacacaccaaacgctaatttatataaatttgaTGCATCCAGAGAAtccctttttccttttcataTGTTTCATCAAGTTTAACTTGTAGGTTACAgcaaaatgatgatgatatacaACCCCCAACTATTAAGGTTGAGTGAGATATATTATAATTTTGATTTGTAAGGTTTTTCCTTGCAACCAAAGCGACATGCTGTTGATGAACTAAAGAAAATGAAGTCTTCATATATGCTTAAGAAAATGAAGTTAGTTTTAGTAAGTTGAGGTGGGTCTAAAAGAGGTAGGAGCATTAATGTATCTTACTATTGTTTTTGCACGTGATTGCGATTTCTATATTGTTGTAGTGGAATGAAGCTGAAATGGCGGCTTGCTGGAGGAGTAGAAGAGAGGACATTGAACTGCAACACTGTCTCACCCTGCTCACCATGTTGTCCTTCTCATATAATGCTGATAATGCTGTCACTTTATCTGGTTTAATCCGAGGTACGTAAACCACACTTTTCAATCCAAATGCTGTTGCCTAATAAGAAATAGCAAAGTGGAGTCATAATTAGCAATGcttaatgataaaatgttaGCCATATGTCCTTCCTTTGTTTTTGCTTAGACATAGAAACTGTTTCACATTGCCATACACTGTAGATGCGTTGGTGGATTCAATGACAACTCCTGTCGCTTTTGAATATAAAAATTTCGCACTATAGATTTGTTAGAAAACATTGTGACTGTTGTGCCTGGTAGAGGAGAGGGATTTGTTGTCTTACCTGGGATATAGACCCTAATACAGTTGTGAGATCATTTATTATGGGTATTTCCGTAGGCTCCTCCATTCCACATACCTAATAAGGAGGGGGAAACAGGAATTTATGGATAAAACAATGAACCTTCCCAATATCATGTCCTACAAGATGAACATCCATGGCACCAGCCACTTCCATTCCTCTGCCTTTTGCTTACTGACTTACTGCAACTACCTCTGCTTTTCCCATCTCCTTCGCTGCTCCATTTATAACTACCTAAGCACGTAGTCATTAAGAGTTAACTTGGTTACAGATgtgttatttttttccttctattttttaaaaacttttagGTTGTTAGGTTGAGTGAAACACAGAATTAGTTTGGCATGGGTGATGTTGGGTTGAGAGGGTTGCATTGTGCAAGAAATAGAAGGCTGCCTTTTTTGCTTTGGCATTTTTGGTGACTATACATTGTGAAATGCAGTTTAAAGCTGCCATGGAAACTCAAATCTCCAGTAGCCTTTCACGGTTGAACTGGGTCTTTTGTCTCAAGTTGATAAGCGTCACTGTAGAACCATATGCTACGCTTAGATTCTTGGATAAGATCCtgtggttttttttcttttccctttggGGTGGGGAGAACTGCGTCATTTGATAGACCTTGTTTGGCCCTAACACTTTGACAGTGACGCATAACATGATAGGAAGTTTATTAGGCGGATAAACTTAAACCAATAGAACGGATGATAGGAAGTTTGATTTTATGAACAAATATTCGATTTCTAGAACGCTATTTTAACGACCTTTATGATTGATTAGCAAATTAATTTTCCTATTTACCCCCACAAAAAAGAGTAGATCATGGCTCATGGCTTCATGTACAGATGTCCAAATAATTGttgaatattttaataatattatttttcatccattttaaACTGTTggcaatattattttttataacattttcttaatataaatatatcacATGACTCTTGAATAACGTTAGATCCATGAGTTACAATACGAGCGACCATTTAGGAATAATAAGATTGGTTTGGTTCTGTTCAAAGTCTAAACTAATTTGGTCAAATGACATTAATGATTAGGTTACAAGTGCATTGTATCACATTTTCTATAATCATCTCTTTCAGGAATGGTATCAAGTACAAAACAATGGCACTATATTTGAATGTCCATGATATGCAAAGATAGCTAGTGTACATTCTAAAAACATAGCATAAGATTAGTCAAAGTGTAAtcactattttcttttttgataattgaAAACGACACCATATAAATTGTCTTTTGAATATATGATGAGTCTAAATTAGGATCGTCAGGTCTTTGTGCACAAAAATTTGGTGAGTTGGGTCAAAATTCATCTTGTAACTAATTTAAGACCTCTTGAATTCAATAATTTATACAGGTTGATCCTAGAAAAATTCGCTAACTAGGCTACCCCAGGAGTGGTTCTTGTAATGACATAAACATCTAATAATAAAGGGATAAGTATCAAGGAAGCCCTTGAACTTTCAAAAAAAGACCAACTGAACCCTTAACCTTTTTTTCGGACCAATTAAATCCCTCAACTTAAGACAATGGTCCAAACTAGCCATTTGCTCTCTTTTCTGTCTTAATGGTGTTGACGCTACCGTTAATTGCTTATGTGTAATTTGACGTGACAAACACGTAGCATTAAccaatgatttattttttatattttttatatgatcaaAAAAGGAACTTCCATCAAAATTGACATCATCTTAACCTTTTCCCTCTCCGGTGACCTCAATCACCATGACCATTTTTTCTTACTTTCTCAACCTTTCCGCACTGTCTTAGCAAATCCTAACATTTGGTTTTTGGGAATTACCATTACTTTGAGAGCAAACTCTAAATAGGTTTAAATGGTTTAAGAGCAAACTCAAAATCTTTCAACTCTGcgttttttccttctcatttcTACCTAAGCCATTTTCTTCCATTCCAAATCATAGATGTACTAACAAACTCAAAATAGGTTCCAATTTTCGGATAAGAAAGAGAAGTGAGAGGCTTGTGTTAGAGGAGGTTTTGGGATTGACAGCAGCAAAAGGCTGGAGAATGAAGAGAGATAGGTTTAgggttcattttattttataatttgccATATCAGTAATTATAAATATTCctaatttttaacaaaattaaatacATGTCAGAAAATGGTATCCGCATTAGACTATTTTAACAGCAAAATGGTTTAAGGGCTAACGTGAACCATTGCTTTAAGTTGAGGGGCCTGATTGGTTCGAAAAAAAGGTTAGGGGCTTCCCTAATACTTATTCCAATAATAAACTAACAAATTAACAATCCAACATTATTAAGGACAGAtgcataaaaattaataaataaaagcaaaatgGTACAAGTCCCCACAATCACATTCATTATTGTTGCTCAAAGGCCttcacatgaaaaaaaaaaaaaatttcccaacCTACCATTAGAAATTACAACAAGAAGTACAGATTTAGGGCTCACCCTAATTCGGATGCTGCAAGAACATTCGATAAACATAGAAAGTTGTCCCTCACGTGCCTAAAAGAATCCACTGAATTCCACAAAACCACGAGCAAGCTATGCATTTTCCAATTTATTATATCCCAAATGGTCGGTACATTGTCTCCTCAAATATGTCTTAAAATTAACAACTTAACAAGATTTTgatttgaataaataaaatatggTTGACATGTGTTAAGACAACTCAATCCAACAACCACCCACCTATCCTAGTTGTCGCTGATGAACAAGAAGGTTGTATTGTCTTAATCACACTACGTATGCACCAGAATATTTGGCATCCCCACACGGAGAAAGACTTCACGCGTGCCAATCACACATGGGAGAGCGTCGGTGGCTGCCAAATTAGCCGGGAGGGAGAGATACAAAAAGACGGAAGGGCCCCTGGGTTTTTGGTACGGTAGTTGATGGTTTGATGGGTGGACACGTCTGACTTTACAGGAGTATGACGTAAGCAAGACTTTATGATATTTGTTTGGATGCGGACTTTCTCAGTAAAAACACAAACGATGTCAGGACAAACGTGTCCCTGACATCGCACggtaaaattgtttttcaagtggAAAGAAAgattggaggaagaagaagaagaagaaaaaaaatactggaAGAGACAAAGTAAGCCACTCAAATGGACTACAATAGAGAGCTTAGCCTGCAGGCCCTTGCGGGAAAATAAATCACGAGAACCAAATAAAGTGGATTCTCTAtttctttttatgtttattttttaagattttgatgatgatgatgatagcgaattgaacaaaaaattgcATAATTTAAACtgtaaatttcatttttgaaaTTAGTCTAAGACATCTAGATCATAACAAATTTAAGGCAACTCCAAGCTTTTATTAACCAtggaaattcaaataaattattgtagttaaaaattttaaaattcttttaCCACATTGACATAATAAGACTTACAATTACATATTGAAAGATGAGAAATCCAAATCTCCTTGTAAAAAAAGGTTTATGAATTCAAAGCATGCTCATACATTGGTTATTTGCAATAAAATTCACAAAGGGAGTACTAACTACATTCTTACAAATAATAATGACAATTAAAATTCGTAACTATCCACGAAGTTATGGGTATTTATATAGCTGGACCtgtaataaaaatcaaaattcttTAATGCGTCCGTTTATAGAATTTCTTTCATCATATTTGAATATTcttttcatcccattttgattgtcaatatttttattttagaatGTTTCAAAATTActgtcatttttcttcattaataattaataattttgttgatatgacctaaaattatttttgttactttaattacttttattttaaaagaaaaagtgTCGCcgtattattttaaattaataatgatatatttaaaataatataatcattttgtgtagttgaattgtTGTTATCCCAATTGTTATTGTCTTAGAAGGACTTTCGGGGAGAAAAAAAGCCAATTGAAGTGTTAATTTATTAGTAATTTCATTTTTGAGACAGAAACGGCAGCCACACGTGTACACTGTATGCCGAAGTCTGATAAAAGCGATGGCGGGTCGATATGATATCGAACCGCCAACACGCAAACTTACTGTTAAGCGCCTTTTACATCAGACAAATGCCACGACACCTCCTAATAGAGTTTCTTTTTATGTAgtgcaatcaatcaatcaacaacacaatgattaaaaaaaaacctccacTTACCCAATATACCcttaacaaaaatgttagggatatctGTAAAAAAACATACCAGTTATCTCCGTAACGAATCTTATCCCTTGATTGATATAATATCTGATAATTAAACTAGAGAATGACACATTCACTACTGGGATGACTAAGGTATTTTCGattgagatccctatcatttCTTTTGTACCTTTAATTATACACGTGTATGGTTTTGAGATTGCCAACATCGATGATTAACATACACCTAAATATTCGTTAGTATTCCCCAGAACTGAAAGACATGACCAAGGGGGGGTTATCTCTTATTATGTTATGTTCTTTTACCCTTCAAAACGTAAGCTTTGGCGGCTTTCGTAGCTGCCGTTTAATATACTTTAATCTAGtaattgaaattatatataaatatttccaAGAGAACAAAGAACAGCTCAGTTAGCTGGCCACTCGTTTTTTCTTCTATAATTCCTTTTCGTTCTCTCTTGGCCGAGATCTCTCCACCACAGGTGGGAAATACAGAGaggctgaatttttttttcaaaaaattcaattttgtgGTATTCTGATTCCGTTGATTTCTACGATTTTTTCTTAGTAGAAATCGCCGCTTCAAGATTGTTGGCTTGGGCCTTAGATTTTTGCTTTCGTTGTTGATTCCGTGTTCATTTTCGTTGAGGAGATCTGGGAATTTTGTTTCTGCGACAGGTTGTTCGCGATCCGAACTTGGTTTCCTTGAAGGCCAAGAATTGTAGATTCACGGGTTCGgagttctttttttcctttcgggaGACGCCATTGATTctgcaaagaaagaaataaaagttAAGAAGGGTTtagctttctttttctctctcttataacTGTCCGCGTGGCGACCGTGGTTGGACTCGTGTAATGCTGGAGTCAGAGATTTCTGAAACAGAGTCCAACAGTCTCTGTCTCAAATGGCCGTCTTTTGTTTCTGATACAGATCGTCAAGAATCGCAGTTCCTGGAGATCTGAAGCCTTTTTGCCACCACTTCTTTCCACGCAAGAAAACAGATTTGACTTCAATTTAAAGATGATGAGAATGAAGGATAAACCGACAGACCTGTCTTCAACAAACGGCAGTGCAGCCGGCAGAGGCGGCGAGTCCGGGTCTGAATGGGAGATTAGACCAGGAGGAATGCTGGTACAGAAGCGGAACCCGGATTTTGATAGGAGCTCCGCCCCAGCACCGACAATTAGAGTTAGGGTCAAATACGGGTCAATCTACCACGAAATCAGTATCAGTTCTCAAGCTACATTTGGTAATTTCAGTTCAAACTCTTTAAATTCAGTTTGAATCTTGTCTTTAATCAACGAAAACATTGATGTTTTGCATTGGATTGCAGGGgatttgaagaaaattttgacaGGACCAACAGGTTTGCACCATCAAGACCAGAAACTGATATACAAAGACAAGGAAAGAGATTCAAAGGCCTTTCTTGACAATACCGGTGTGAAGGACCGATCAAAGATGGTGCTTGTTGAGGACCCAATTAGCCAGGAAAGACGGCTCCTTGAGATGAGGAAGAATGCGAAGACTGAGAAAGCTTCCAAGTTCATATCCGAGATCAGTTTGGAAGTTGATAGGCTTGCTGGCCAGGTAAttgtcatgaaacgttgtatttAGGCCTTGAAACTTGTTATTCTTGTGGGTTTGATCGTTAATTGGAATTGAATTGCTTTAGGTGTCAGCTTTTGAATCGATTATAACTAAAGGAGGGAAAGTAGCAGAGAAGGATTTGCTTACTCTAATTGAGTTATTGATGAATCAGTTGCTCAAATTGGATGGAATTATGGCTGATGGAGATGCCAAATTACAGAGGAAAATGCAGGTACTTCTTGATCAAGTGCTCCAAATTCTAATAGCCTTTCgttggttttgtgtaattttcttGTCTGAATTGTTATATTTTAGAAAGCTGAACATCATTAACGTTCTATATAAATCGTTGTCAAGGTGAGAAGGGTGCAGAAGTATGTTGAAACTCTAGATTTGTTGAAGGTCAAAAACTCCACACCCAACAGCAATGGAGGTCAAATCCCAAAGCAGAATCAAAGAAAGTATTCGAATGGCCAAAAACTAGCCCCCATCCAAGAACACCCATTAAGACATTCAAATGGACAAAGACCAACACCAGTGCAAGAACATCAGCAGCCAAGGCACTCGTTTGGGCATGGGCCAATACACCAACAGCAACAGCCATTGAGGCACTCGACATCGGGACCAGCTGTTGTAACCACCAAATGGGAGACATTTGATTCGACGCCGGCATTGATACCGGCATCTACATCCACCTCAGCCAACAATAATTCAGTCCAGCCAAAGTTCAACTGGGAATTATTTGATTGAGATGTAAActttttgttgctttgttttgtTCGTTTCTGTGTGTATGTGCTGGGTTTGTCTCCAGTTGGTTTGATATCTCCTCCATTCTTTCctgtatttatatttattagcaATCCCTTTAATCTGTCATCAACTCCCTCAGAAATAAATGGGGTCACTAGAATACCAGTTATTATGAAGATCAATCTGTTCTGTTGTTTGTTTTCTACCTTCGTTTGTACAGTGATAAAGACATCAATTGATAATGTTTGGGAGTGTAAGGCTATTAAAAAATTACGGTCCatacatgtcaataatattGTATGATTTTCATAAATAATATGAGGTCCTATTTTGTTCCTCCTTAATGTAGTTATTATAGACTAAAGCCTAATTCATTGAGCAAATTCAAGCCTAACTTACTGAGCAAACTCAATTACTATGGATCAAAGTCCGACTCATTAgtttaagaaatttttttgttgaatgttAGTGGagccaaccgatgtgggattctgaCTAAGGCGATTAGGTTCTTACCAGacaaagagaaaggagaggcTGTCTTTCCTCTCTAGTTAAACCATGATGGTGCATAGAAAATTGTTGGGTCTTTTATACCTTGCGTCCGCAGGAGGCTACAAACTGACAAAAAGGGTGGGGTTGATGGAGAAGGGATTTTGGTAATCGAAGTAACCAACAAAGCCAATTATATGAAGCCAAGTATGCTAAAAGTACAGAGGATATGCTGTCCCTGGATTTTTTAACACTATTTTATAAAGTAAATGTGTTTTGGAGATATGATTAATCTTAATTTAACTGTGCGTTTGCTACTCTTCTGCAACAAAACCTACCGGATACGCAATCCTGTTCAGTTACCAAATCATTTCTTATTTCTCTCGAGTGTCTGTTTGATACTTGGATTCCCTAGTGGGTTTCCAGAGAAATCAGACCAATTGCACCAAATCACAAAAGAGATCGAAAAGGTGAAAGGTAATCGTCTTCCATCATTGTAGAAGGTGGAATATACAATCAAACATTTATAGAGATGAGGCACCAGCAATTTGTGGATTGCACGGAAGAACCAATGAGAAGCTTGGGCAATGGTGGAGTATCTGTCAAATAAGTTCCGACTATCAAGTTAAAACGGTAATCCATATGAATATAGAGGTCAAAGATAAACAATAATGAAATAATACCGTTAGGTGATCTAGGTCGTGGAGAGAAATGTCGAAGAGCTAGAGAGTGACCCTCTTCGTTTCAAAGAGAATAGATGAGGAGAGCGAGAAAAATCCTTTTTCTTGATGGATTTTTCGTATTTATACTCCAATTCTACATACACATGTCCTTACCCTGGCCCTTTGATTTGAAACCAAGTTGTCGTTAGAGACAACTAGACatttcgtttcattttggtttatCCTTCTAATGCTCCGTCATGACAAGACGTGGAACATGCTTTATGAGTCAGGAACAGTTCTACTTATGCCATTGCATGTCAAGAGAGAATTGTTACGATATCTTCATATGTCAGAGATGCGTTGATTTGACTAGCTTGAAAAGGAAGGTATGCGGTGAGAGGTGAGAGCATCTCCAGTAGATACTTGAAATTGTAATTATCAAACACATTCAATTGCAATTATCAAACACTTGAAACAATAATTTCAGGTGCTAAATGTTGCAATGGAAGGAAAATGACTCTTGATACATGgtgtaaattttgaaaacccTTGATATCAAGTATTACTTAAGAGCACTATTTGGACCCACATAATCCAAAACTTGACACTTATAAGTGGACCCACAAGAGGGAGGGAGATGGAGTGCTTGAAACATTATTCCAtggtagaaaattttttgataattgagtGGTTGCACAAATAACAAGATAAAATGGTGCACCATTAGAATTAGAGATGCTCTAATAGGGGATCAAATACCGAGATAGTGAAAACACATACGTAAGGTAGGGTTGACGAGATGTCCGGGCTGCTCGGCTATCCGGGCTCGCCTATGACAGACTTGACAGTCAGTTTCGAGTCTTCGACATGTCATTGATGAGCCAAGTTTAATttgagtttttactttttaacgAGTTTTCGTCAGTCAATGGTCCTCAATGGTTTTTTCCATTACAATCATTTAATGTAAATGAAACTATTGTAGTCCAAGAGAGAAGAATACAGGTTTTTGGCAAATAAGAGAGGCAGAGAGCAATCATCTCGTTCATTCACTTCTTCAAATGATTTTGTCCTTGTGGTCCAAGAAGATTCTTGAGGATTAATTGAGTTGAAAGACAAAAGTTGAAGAAATAATGCAATTAGATTTTTTTGACCAAAAGTGTCGGCACAACTAAAACTGTTACTACCAAAACAAAAGCATTTCACGTGTACactagaaaaaagaaacaacatcGCAGAAATCGTGTTCCTAAACAAGAGTTATTAGGGGCTACTGTAATTTAACTAGAGTTATTAGGGGCTGTTGTACATCAAATTACAGCAGCCCCGTTGTAGTAATTTTGAatctttatattatttttaaaaataataaaaaattatatatatgtagtatttTATTTAACTAATCtaattatatttgtttatttgaaacaaaaatcaaattcatcgaaaaaaagatatataaagttttaaatttatattcgTTGGTTCAGaattattatatcttttttatgttgaatttgatttttatttcggaCAAATAATATATCCTTGAATTCGTATAAACGATTAAAATACAAACAtactttttttgaaattttaaaaaaaatttactcgaGACTATAATGGAATTATAGCGGGGCTGCTGTAAAATAACTACATCAACCCGCAATAACTTCCTAAACGAACACTACACTGTGTGACTTCAAATGTGGCTGGACAGCGGTCATGACTCATgaataaatagaaaatatggGGTTTTCGCAAATATGACCACACTTATTTCATTCATTTAATCTTGCTTGACATGAGGGCAAGATCATTTAAAAGCAAATGAGTGGCATAAGTGTTCTCTTATTTGCCAAAAACCTGTATTTTTTGTATTCATCAAATagtattctttttttcttggacTTTTGCGCAAGTGGTTTGAACCTTGAAGTTTGATCTATCAACGACCCTAACTAATACTATGGGCCGGTAATAAATAAAAGTGCTACTGGGCAATGAGACAAATCTAACAGAGACCAATGGGCCTTAGAGATCAGACAAAAAACAATAtctatattttcttttcctttttcaagtCCATATATCGTTGACATATACCATTGGCAGGCTTGCCGTGGTTTTGGAAACTTTGAATTGACTCGAAAGTGGAAACAGAGCCAAAAGTAATTGCAGAAGTAGCACACAGAGACTATGCCAGAAAGGCTGCGCCGTGGACAATCTTACAAAACCACCACCCCAAAACTTTGCTTATATATGACTCCCCGACCAAGTCTCTTCATATCTCAACCAATCGAAAACAAAAAGctttggaagaagaagaaggtttttGGCCATGTCTGCGCTTATTGATATCTGGACCAGTGAGCTCGCCAAGCTACGTGAGAAAGATCAACTAATTTCTCCAAATGCCTCGAGCCCTTCTAATACCGAATCGAGCCAACCCAGCCCGGTTGAGGTGCCCCAAGTAAAACAAGGAAACTTTGCTGAGTCCCTGCATGATTTTATGAGCGCCATAAAAGTCAAACCACCTGTTTTGGCGTCGGAAGCTTCAATTTCCATGCTTGTTGACTTCTTCAGTGCCTGAGCCTTGTAGTGGTTTTGCTTGTATCATCATTTCTCAATGCTttgatgcttttcttttttcttcgtGCTTGTGTACAAAGTTTCCACTGTTTTTGAGTGAAATTTGATATTAGTCAATTCACTCACTGCAATTACTATGAATATGAAGCAGTCATTACAATCTAATTAATTGCCTAGAATACACTATACGTGGCCAATCATTCGTATCCCAATTTAATCACATTAAAAGGGATAAATTATAGAATACCAAAATTCGACTCGGTGGGAGAAGGTGTTGCTTTGCAGGTTGGCCGGTCTTGCAACCTTTTCGTAAATGGGCTTTTCAAACAAGGTTGGGCCTATGGAGGTCTATTCTGTGATACAAATAAAGGAAGTTTGAAAATTTTCGGCACACACGCGGCCCACTTGCTTTCCAATCCCTGACGGACTTCAGTCTTCAGATGTGATTCTTATGATCAAGCGATCACTCAAAGGTTAAACGAGAGAGAATCCAAATTCGTCTGCTCTAAAATCTAAATACGTTTAAGCGCATACACGCCTTTTACAATTACAGAAACAGTCCGGGTTGATTTGCCATCTCTCTCGCTTTGGCATATCCTCTCCTCCAATCGAACGATCTTCGTTTACTCTTCTCTTCTCCCGCTTTCAATTCTGGAGAATGAAGCCTCCTTCGGACTTGCGATACTCTGAAGCCACGGAGGAATGGAAGGTGTTATCTGCGGGACCGCCTCCAACCTCGGTTTTAGAGATCTCGTCAAATTCTGCGATTCGGATGTTTCCAGTACCTGCCGCTTCCAATCTCTCGCCAGAACCTTGCAGAACGGAGCGATTAGGCTCTACGGTTGTTACCACTTGAAGATTCCTTAGGCTTTTGCTTTCGTCGGCGAAGCCATTGGAAGGTACAAACTACAAACAATCgagaaacaaaaactgaaaaagagaTCAAGACATCCGAATCTTAAATCCTTACTAACTaacttgaaactgaagattttcAATATTCGTTGATTTTCTTTACTAAATAAGCGTAATATGCTGATGATAGCTTAGTCAGAACAATTCCTTGTTAGCTTCGCCGAACTCAGGTTCTtatagatgattttttttttcattttttgcctGCTTGAATGTTAAA
Proteins encoded in this region:
- the LOC119986125 gene encoding BAG family molecular chaperone regulator 1-like → MMRMKDKPTDLSSTNGSAAGRGGESGSEWEIRPGGMLVQKRNPDFDRSSAPAPTIRVRVKYGSIYHEISISSQATFGDLKKILTGPTGLHHQDQKLIYKDKERDSKAFLDNTGVKDRSKMVLVEDPISQERRLLEMRKNAKTEKASKFISEISLEVDRLAGQVSAFESIITKGGKVAEKDLLTLIELLMNQLLKLDGIMADGDAKLQRKMQVRRVQKYVETLDLLKVKNSTPNSNGGQIPKQNQRKYSNGQKLAPIQEHPLRHSNGQRPTPVQEHQQPRHSFGHGPIHQQQQPLRHSTSGPAVVTTKWETFDSTPALIPASTSTSANNNSVQPKFNWELFD